From Piscinibacter gummiphilus:
CCACGTAGCCGGCCTTCTCGGCCGCGGCCAGCATGACCTGCTCGCGCACCATCGTGTCGAGCGTGTTGCGCTTCATCTGCGGCGTGTCGAAGAGCTTCACGTCGATGCCAGGCATCTGCTGCCGCAGCATGTCGACCTGGCGGCGATGTGCCGTATCGAGTTCGGCCTGCGTGATCTTGCGCGAGCCGACGGTCGCGACCGTCGCATTGCCGCCTTCGGTGAAGCGGCTGTAGCCCTGGATGCCGAAGAGCACGAACGACGGGAAGATCAACAGCACCAGCACGAACTGCAGGATGCGGGTGTGCTTGCGGACGAATTCAAACATCGATGACCTCGATCAATGGATCGCAGAGCAGGAGCGCTACAGGGCCCCAGACGCAACAAAGGCGAACCTGAGTTCGCCTTTGCGGGTGGACGCCGTGAATCTTATCTGATGGTGGCTGGCCATCTTGGGGCCAGCTCAACGACGACTTGGTGGGTGCTGAGGGGCTCGAACCCCCGACCTACGCCTTGTAAGGGCGCCGCTCTACCAACTGAGCTAAGCACCCGCAGAACATTCAATCAGTTGACTGCATCCTTCAGGGCCTTGCCAGGGCGGAACTTCGGCACCTTGGCAGCCTTGATCTTGATCGTGGCGCCGGTGCGCGGGTTACGGCCGGAGCGCGCTGCGCGCTTGCTCACGCTGAAAGTGCCGAAGCCCACCAGCGAGACGCTGTTGTTCTTCTTGAGCGTTGATTTCACACCGCCGATCAGGGCCTCCAGCGCGCGAGTGGCAGCAGCTTTGGAGATGTCGGCCTGTTTGGCAATGTGTTCAATCAATTCGGATTTGTTCACGAAGGTACCCCCTCAAAAGGTGTCTCGAAAGAATCTGGGTGGATGGTTCGGGCCGCATGTTTGGTGGCTCAACGGCTCAAACGATTACAGCCGCAGGCACCCCCACTGTCAAGCGCGGAAGCGGATTCTATGCGTAATCAACTGCATCGCTCGGGGGCCTCGCCGCGTGCTTCCACGCTTGACAAGCCTGGGGGTGCGACCTACTTCGCCACCTCGTGTGCGCATCACGACTCAGGCTTTCCCTCGGTGCGCGCGACCAGCCAGACACCGAGTGCCGTGAGCGCCATTCCGACGAGCATGAGCAAGGTCAATGCTTCGTCGAAAAGCAGCCACGCCATCAGCGCAGTCGTGGGCGGCACGAGATACAAGAGACTCGTGACGCGCGTCGCTGCACCGCGCTGGATCAAGAGATACAGCAACGAGCTGCCGCCCAGGGTCAACCCGAACACCGACCACGTAAGAGCACCAACGAAGTGCGGGTGCAACACGATGGGCTCGGTCTCCAGCAGCGCGAGCGGGCAGCTCACGACCAGCGCCGCCAGCAGCTGCACGAAGTTTGCGGTGCGCACATCGCAAGGCGCGACGAATCGTTTCTGATACAGCGTGCCTACCGTGATGGCAAGCAATGCCAGCCCCGCGAGCGACAGGTTGAACGGAGACAACTCACCCGCTCCGAGCTTGCGCCACACGACCAGCAAGAGGCCCAGCAACCCGAGCAGCAGGCCCACCCATTGCCGTGGGGAAACGCTCGTGCCGTTTTCGCCGTGTTGCGAACGGCTCAGCCAGAGCGCTGTCAGCACGGGCTGCAAGCCGACCAGCAAGGCGATCGTGCCCGCGCCCATGCCGGCCTTCACGGCCGCCCAGACACCACCGAGATAACCGGCGTGCATGAGCGCACCCGTGACGCACAGGTGCGCCCATTGCGTCGCGCCGCGAGGCCATGCCGCACGAGACAGCAGGATCCAGACGCCGAAGCACAACACCGACAGCGCGTAGCGCCAGCTGAGGAAGGTGAGCGGCGGGGCATGCGGCATGCCGAAACGCGCGACGATGAAACCCGTGCTCCAGATCAGCACGAACACCGCGGGCATCGCGCGCAGCAGCGCGTCGCGTCGAGGACTCGTCACCGGAAGACTCAGCCGAAGCGCGCCACGCAAGCGCCGTCAGCGCACCTTGGCGCGGATTTCCGGCAGCGCCTTCTGCAGGTAATACACCATCGACCAGATGGTGAGCACCGCGGCGATGTAGATCAGCCAGGTGCCCCAGGCCTGCGTGTCGATCACGCCAAACAAGGCGCCGTGATACAGCAGGAAGGGAATCGCCACCATCTGCACCGTCGTCTTGAGCTTGCCCAGCATGTGGACCGCCACGCTGCGCGACGCGCCGATCTGCGCCATCCACTCTCGCAGCGCCGAGATCGCAATTTCACGGCCGATGATGACCAGCGCCACCAACGCCTCGAGCCGGCCGAGCTGCACGAGGATGAGCAAGGAAGCGCAGACCAGGAACTTGTCGGCCACCGGGTCGAGGAAGGCACCGAAGGACGAAGTCTGATTGAGCTTGCGGGCGAGGTAACCGTCGGCCCAGTCGGTCAGCGCCACCACCACGAAGAGAACCGTGGCCACCAGATTCTTGGTGCCTGAGTCGAGTTCGAGATAGAAGATCCCGACGATCAACGGGATCGCGACGATGCGCGCCCAGGTCAGCAGGGTGGGCAGATTGAAGAACATGCGGGGATTGTGCCGAAGTTCTCGGCTCGGCCCGCGTGTTCTTCAGCGCCGGAGGCTTATTGGACGTCGATCGTGCGCGGCTTGAAGCGCTTGTCGTCGTTGAAGAGATAGGTCTCCGCGAACGACCAGGGCTTGGGCAGCTTGGACACGTCGCCGAAAGGCGCCGCGCGTTTCACAGCATCGATTGCCAGCTGCACCGTCTCCTGCGCCTGGCTCGGGCGGCGAAGAATGTCGATCTTGTGGATGGAGCCGTCGGCGTTGAGTTCGATGTTGAGCACCGGCGCGGCCAGCAGCATCTGCTGAGGCTTGCCGGTGAAGGTGCCGCTCGGGTTGGCGGCCATCACGCGGCGAGCAGCCTGCAGCTTGTACTCGTTCCAGTTGCGCGACACGGCGGGCGGCGGCAGCTTCACACCCCCCGTGGCAGCGGGTGCCGCAGGAGCCGGCGCTGGCGCGGCAGCCTTGCCAGGCGCCGCCGGTGCAGGAGCGGGTGCCGGTGGAGCGCTCGGGCTGCTACCGCATCCGGCCAGGCCCACGGCGATCATCAGGCTGCCGACGGCGGCCCAGCGGTGGACCGTGCGGGACGGCGTGAGGTCAATGCAATGCACGATAGATTTCCTCTGCGAGTTCTTTGGAGATCCCGTCCACGCTCGCGAGGTCTTCTACGCTCGCGTGGCCCACGCCGCGAGCCCCCCCGAAGCGCTGCAAAAGTTTCGCACGCTTCTTCGGGCCGACACCAGGGATTTCCTCGAGAACACTGCCTCCGGTGCGCACACTCGCACGCTTTGCACGCATGCCGGTGATCGCAAACCGATGCGCCTCGTCGCGGATCTGCGCCACGAGCATCAGCGCCGCCGAGTCGGCGCCGAGGTACACCTTGTCACGACCGTCTGCGAAGACCAACTCTTCCAAGCCGACCTTGCGGCCTTCGCCTTTTTCAACGCCGACGATGAGCGACAGGTCGAGCCCCAGTTCTTCGAACACCTCGCGCGCCATGCTGACCTGCCCGCGCCCGCCGTCGACGAGCACCAGGTCGGGCAGCCGCCCTTCGCCGGTCTGCGCGGCGGCGGCCAGCTTGCTGTAGCGGCGCGTGAGCACCTGCCGCATCGCTGCGTAGTCGTCGCCTCCCGTGATGCCTTCGATGTTGTAGCGGCGGTATTGCGAGCTCTGCATCTTGTGGCCTTCGAAGACCACGCACGAGGCCTGCGTCGACTCGCCTGCGGTGTGGCTGATGTCGAAGCACTCGATGCGAAAGCTATCGAGGTTGTCGGGCGCGAGGTCGAGCGCCTCGACCAGCGCCCTTGTGCGCGCCTGTTGCGAGCCTTCCTCCGACAGCAGTCGCGCGAGCTTGATCTCGGCACCCTGGATGCACATGTCGAGCCAGGCCCGGCGCTGCTCGCGCGGCTGGTGCTGGGCCGTGACCTTGATGCCACTGTGCACCGACAGCGCCTCGATCAGCGCCTTGTCGACCGCATGGCTCAGCACGAGCAGCGGCGGCACGCTGCTTTCCAGGTAGTGCTGCGCGATGAAGGCCTCGAGCACCTGCACCTCGGGCGGGCTGCGGGTCTCGCCATCTTCGATATCCATCTCGGTCGCGTCGTCGACATGCGTTGGGAAGTACGGCCGATCTCCCAGGTGGCGCCCGCCGCGCACCATCGCGAGGTTCACGCAAGCCCGACCGCCCTGCACCTTCACCGCGAGGATGTCGGCGTCCTTCGTGGTCGCGCCGGTGTTGTCTTCCACCGACTGCTGGTGCAAGACCTTCGACAACGCGCCGATCTGGTCGCGGATCTCGGCCGCCTTCTCGAACGCCAGCGCATCCGAGTGCGCCATCATCTGCGCCTGCAGTGCGTCCATCACCTCCTGCTGCTCGCCGAGCAGGAAGCGTTCGGCATTCGACACGTCGCGCGCGTAGTCTTCGGCCCCGATGTAGTTCACGCACGGGCCCGAGCAGCGCTTGATCTGGTACAGCAGGCAGGGCCGCGTGCGGTTGTTGAAGACGGTGTCTTCGCAGGTGCGCAGGCGAAACACTTTCTGCAGCAGCTGGATCGACTCCTTTACTGCCCACGCGCTCGGGTACGGCCCGAAGTAGCGGTGCTTGCGGTCGACCGAGCCGCGGTAGTACGCCATGCGCGGAAACTTGTGCGAGACGATCTTGAGGTACGGGTAGCTCTTGTCGTCGCGGAAGAGGATGTTGTAGCGCGGGTCGAGCGACTTGATGAGGTTGTTCTCGAGCAGCAGCGCCTCGGCCTCCGAGCGCACGACCGTGGTCTCCATGCGCACGATCTTGCTGACCATGTGGCCGATGCGCGTGCCACCGTGGTTCTTCTGGAAGTAGCTCGAGACACGCTTCTTCAGGTCGCGCGCCTTGCCCACGTACAGCACCGCATCGCTCGCGTCGTAGTAGCGATAGACGCCGGGCAGCCCGGGCAAGGCGGCCACTTCGGCCAGCAATCGTTCACGCACCGCGTCTTGCGCAGGGCCTTGCTCGGGTTGGTCGGGGGACTCGGTCTCGCTCATCGGACGACGATTGTGCCGCCTCGATAATCGGCCGATGCGGTGGGATGTGTTCTGTCAGGTGGTCGACAACTACGGCGACATCGGCGTGTGCTGGCGCCTGTCGGCCGACCTGGCCGCGCGTGGCCACACGGTGCGTCTGTGGATCGACGATGCGTCGGCGCTCGCGTGGATGGCCCCCGAGGGGGCCGAGCGTGTGACGGTGCACCCCTGGACCGCCAGCGTCGACGAACCCGCCCCCGGCGACGTGGTCATCGAAGCCTTCGGTTGTCATCTGCCAGAGCCGTTCGTGGCCCGCATGGCTGCCGCGCCTCGCCCACCGCGATGGATCAACCTCGAGTACCTGAGCGCCGAGGCCTACGTCGAGCGCAGCCACCGCCTGCCTTCTCCGCAATGGCACGGCCCGGGCCAGGGCCTGACCAAGTGGTTCTTCTACCCCGGCTTCACCCCGGCCACGGGCGGCCTGCTGCGCGAGCCGGGCTTGATGGCCGAACAGGCGGGCTTCGACCGGGCCGCCTGGCTGCAGGCCCACGGCATCTCGCCATGCACGGGCGAACGTCTGGTCAGCCTCTTCGCGTACGAGAACCCGGCCTTGCATGCGCTGCTGGCCTCGCTGAACGAGGCTCCCACGCTGCTGCTGATCACCGCCGGCAAGCCTGCGCCGCACGGCCTTCCCTCGCAGGTGCGCTGCCAGTCCCTGCCCTACCTGCGCCAGCCCGATTTCGACCGCCTGCTCTGGAGTTGCGATCTCAATTTCGTGCGCGGCGAAGACTCGTTCGTGCGCGCACAGTGGGCCGGCAAGCCTTTCGTGTGGCAGATCTATCCGCAAGACGACGGTGCCCACGCCGCCAAGCTCGACGCCTTTCTCGACAGGTTCCCGCCCGTGCCCGGATTGCGCGCGCTCTGGCACGCCTGGAACGGCCTTGCCGCGTGGCCAGAGCGGTGGCCCGACCCCTTGTCTGAGGCCTGGCAGACCCCATGTCTGCGCTGGCGTGAAGAGTTGCTGGCCCAACCGGACTTGACCACGCAGCTGGTGGGTTTCGCCTCGGAAGCAGGCTAAAATCCGCCGTTTTGCGCGTTCTGGCAGGCCAATGTTCGGCGCGCGCGTCCTCCGCTACCGAATACGGAAACCCACACGGGAATCGCTATGAAGATCGCTCAAGAAATTCGCGCCGGCAACGTCATCATGCACGGCAAGGACCCGATGGTCGTGCTCAAGACCGAATACAGCCGCGGTGGCCGCAATGCCGCCACCGTGCGCATGAAGCTCAAGAGCCTGCTCAACAACTCGGGCACCGAAGTCGTCTTCAAGGCCGACGACAAGATGGACCAGATCATTCTGGAAAAGAAGGAGTGCACCTACTCCTACTTCGCCGACCCGATGTATGCCTTCATGGACGCCGAGTACAACCAGTTCGAAGTCGAAGCCGAGAACATGGGCGACGCCATCCAGTACCTGGAAGACGCGATGCCTGTCGAAGTGGTGTTCTACGAAGGCAAGGCCATCTCGGTCGAACTGCCGACCAGCCTGGTGCGTGAAGTGACCTACACCGAGCCGGCCGTCAAGGGCGACACCTCGGGCAAGGTGATGAAGCCGGCCAAGCTGGCCACGGGCTTCGAGATCGCCGTGCCGCTCTTCGTGGAAACCGGCGACAAGATCGAAATCGACACCCGCACGCACGAGTACCGCAAGCGCGTCTGACGCCTCCCGGCAGACGAAAGGCGGGCCCGCTTCGCGGGCCCTTCTCTTTTGTGGGCATCATCTGGCCGCCATGCCCTTCGACTTCGCGAGCGTCAGCACCCCGTTCCGCATGCAGCCCGGCCTGCGCCGGCTGCCGCCCGGTGCCACGCAGCTCACCCCCATTGCGCCAGGCGACCGCACCCTGCGCGAGAAACTGGCGGTCCTCGGCGCCCATGCCCACCAGGCGCTGCTCAGCGCACCCGGCTTCGATGCCTCGCCCGCGCTGCAAGCCCTCGGCGCACACGCCGCTGTCGAACACCCCCAAGCCTGGTCGTCAAACGGATCCGGCCACGGCCATGCGCTCCGCCTGGGCTGGTCGGTGAGCGAGGGCGAGATCGAGCGACACACAGGCGCACGGCCCGAGGTCGGCGCCTGCCTGGAGGCGCTGGCCCCACCGTGGCGGCTGCCCGCATTGCTGAGCCTTGCGTTCGCCGAAGACTTTGCCGTGATCGACGGCCGCACTGCGCACATCCCGTGGCTGGCGGTGTGCCTGCCGTCCGGCTGGGCACCGGAAGAAAAGGTCGGGCGCCATTTCGCCCAGGTTCATGCGCCCGTGGCCGACAACCAACTGCTCGTGACGGCCAGCGATCACCTGGCGCGCCTCGTGTCGGGCGAAGAGCGTTGGGCACGCGACGTGTGGAGCATCACCCGACACCCGCGGCTGCATGCCCATCCAGCCCGGCTGGACCCAGCCCCCTGGCCGGCGACAGGCGATGCGCAGGCCCTGGCCGAGCGCGCCTACCTTCGCACCGAGCACCAGACCTTCATTCCCCTGCCGCAGCTGCAGCAGGCGGTGTTCACGATCCACGTGACGCTCACGCCGCTCACACAAGCCCTGACCAGCGTCGCCCAGGCACGCCAACTGCACGATGCGCTGGCGAGCATGAGCGACGCCGTGCTGGCCTACCGTGGCCTCACCGATGCGCGCGGGCGCCTGCTCGAGTGGCTGCAAACGCGCGCCGCGGAATGAACACGCAGCCCATCGTCCCGGCGACGCTCAGCCACACCGACGACGGCATTCCGTATTCGGCCCACTACCAGGACGTCTACCACCCCCGCGCCGGGGCCTTCGTGCAGGCCCGCCACGTCTTCCTCGGGGGCAACGAGTTGCCGGCGCGCTGGCAAGGTCGCTCGCGCTTCGTCATCCTCGAAACCGGCTTCGGCCTCGGCAACAACTTCCTCGCCACCTGGCAGGCCTGGCGCGACGACGCGGCCCGGTGCGAGCGGCTCGTGTTCATCTCGGTCGAACGACATCCCCTCACCGCCGAAGACATGCGGCGAGCGCATGCGCAGTCACCCGTGCCGCCCCTGGCCGCCGCGCTGGTCGACGCGTGGCCACCGCTGACGCACAACCTGCACACGCTCGATTTCGAAGATGGCCGCGTGCGCTTGCTGCT
This genomic window contains:
- a CDS encoding HU family DNA-binding protein, whose protein sequence is MNKSELIEHIAKQADISKAAATRALEALIGGVKSTLKKNNSVSLVGFGTFSVSKRAARSGRNPRTGATIKIKAAKVPKFRPGKALKDAVN
- a CDS encoding DMT family transporter, which codes for MPAVFVLIWSTGFIVARFGMPHAPPLTFLSWRYALSVLCFGVWILLSRAAWPRGATQWAHLCVTGALMHAGYLGGVWAAVKAGMGAGTIALLVGLQPVLTALWLSRSQHGENGTSVSPRQWVGLLLGLLGLLLVVWRKLGAGELSPFNLSLAGLALLAITVGTLYQKRFVAPCDVRTANFVQLLAALVVSCPLALLETEPIVLHPHFVGALTWSVFGLTLGGSSLLYLLIQRGAATRVTSLLYLVPPTTALMAWLLFDEALTLLMLVGMALTALGVWLVARTEGKPES
- the pgsA gene encoding CDP-diacylglycerol--glycerol-3-phosphate 3-phosphatidyltransferase; the encoded protein is MFFNLPTLLTWARIVAIPLIVGIFYLELDSGTKNLVATVLFVVVALTDWADGYLARKLNQTSSFGAFLDPVADKFLVCASLLILVQLGRLEALVALVIIGREIAISALREWMAQIGASRSVAVHMLGKLKTTVQMVAIPFLLYHGALFGVIDTQAWGTWLIYIAAVLTIWSMVYYLQKALPEIRAKVR
- the uvrC gene encoding excinuclease ABC subunit UvrC, producing MSETESPDQPEQGPAQDAVRERLLAEVAALPGLPGVYRYYDASDAVLYVGKARDLKKRVSSYFQKNHGGTRIGHMVSKIVRMETTVVRSEAEALLLENNLIKSLDPRYNILFRDDKSYPYLKIVSHKFPRMAYYRGSVDRKHRYFGPYPSAWAVKESIQLLQKVFRLRTCEDTVFNNRTRPCLLYQIKRCSGPCVNYIGAEDYARDVSNAERFLLGEQQEVMDALQAQMMAHSDALAFEKAAEIRDQIGALSKVLHQQSVEDNTGATTKDADILAVKVQGGRACVNLAMVRGGRHLGDRPYFPTHVDDATEMDIEDGETRSPPEVQVLEAFIAQHYLESSVPPLLVLSHAVDKALIEALSVHSGIKVTAQHQPREQRRAWLDMCIQGAEIKLARLLSEEGSQQARTRALVEALDLAPDNLDSFRIECFDISHTAGESTQASCVVFEGHKMQSSQYRRYNIEGITGGDDYAAMRQVLTRRYSKLAAAAQTGEGRLPDLVLVDGGRGQVSMAREVFEELGLDLSLIVGVEKGEGRKVGLEELVFADGRDKVYLGADSAALMLVAQIRDEAHRFAITGMRAKRASVRTGGSVLEEIPGVGPKKRAKLLQRFGGARGVGHASVEDLASVDGISKELAEEIYRALH
- the earP gene encoding elongation factor P maturation arginine rhamnosyltransferase EarP: MRWDVFCQVVDNYGDIGVCWRLSADLAARGHTVRLWIDDASALAWMAPEGAERVTVHPWTASVDEPAPGDVVIEAFGCHLPEPFVARMAAAPRPPRWINLEYLSAEAYVERSHRLPSPQWHGPGQGLTKWFFYPGFTPATGGLLREPGLMAEQAGFDRAAWLQAHGISPCTGERLVSLFAYENPALHALLASLNEAPTLLLITAGKPAPHGLPSQVRCQSLPYLRQPDFDRLLWSCDLNFVRGEDSFVRAQWAGKPFVWQIYPQDDGAHAAKLDAFLDRFPPVPGLRALWHAWNGLAAWPERWPDPLSEAWQTPCLRWREELLAQPDLTTQLVGFASEAG
- the efp gene encoding elongation factor P: MKIAQEIRAGNVIMHGKDPMVVLKTEYSRGGRNAATVRMKLKSLLNNSGTEVVFKADDKMDQIILEKKECTYSYFADPMYAFMDAEYNQFEVEAENMGDAIQYLEDAMPVEVVFYEGKAISVELPTSLVREVTYTEPAVKGDTSGKVMKPAKLATGFEIAVPLFVETGDKIEIDTRTHEYRKRV
- a CDS encoding heme-dependent oxidative N-demethylase subunit alpha family protein; this translates as MPFDFASVSTPFRMQPGLRRLPPGATQLTPIAPGDRTLREKLAVLGAHAHQALLSAPGFDASPALQALGAHAAVEHPQAWSSNGSGHGHALRLGWSVSEGEIERHTGARPEVGACLEALAPPWRLPALLSLAFAEDFAVIDGRTAHIPWLAVCLPSGWAPEEKVGRHFAQVHAPVADNQLLVTASDHLARLVSGEERWARDVWSITRHPRLHAHPARLDPAPWPATGDAQALAERAYLRTEHQTFIPLPQLQQAVFTIHVTLTPLTQALTSVAQARQLHDALASMSDAVLAYRGLTDARGRLLEWLQTRAAE